In Xyrauchen texanus isolate HMW12.3.18 chromosome 32, RBS_HiC_50CHRs, whole genome shotgun sequence, the following proteins share a genomic window:
- the LOC127626246 gene encoding dual specificity tyrosine-phosphorylation-regulated kinase 2-like — protein MMILSRKPDGPITAARHGDGLYDSYMRTEHTVNQDADVNGQSPSGLPPLPKHTGVNKPTMKDHQAVRGGQMKVKYVYEDTYNRKVNVVSQHNGTIQVPAKPQSAISKERSVDSNSSVKSLESSTKVTKLATPMTPEQALKQHRQQLTTLEQQEIHNYSEIYFLGPNAKKKQAVAGGTNNCGYDDDQGGYIHVPHDHLAYRYEFLKVIGKGSFGQVAKVYDHKLQQHLALKMVRNEKRFHRQAAEEIKILEHLKKQDKTGNMNAVHMLENFTFRNHICMTFELLSMNLYELIKRNKFQGFSLPLVRKFAHSILQCLEALHCHKIIHCDLKPENILLKQQGRSGIKVIDFGSSCFDHQRVYTYIQSRFYRAPEVILGSRYGMPIDMWSFGCILAELLTGYPLFPGEDEGDQLACMMELVGVPSQKLLEQAKRAKNFFSSKGHPRYCTVSTLSNGTVVINGSRSRRGKMRGPPSSKVWVTALKGCDDPTFIDFLKKCLDWDPSTRMAPVQALRHPWLYKRLPKPAPCGEKSMVPKRIPEHSTSFPTIISKVPPVMGPTNNKIRTTLMGDTSGSIPLRTVLPKLVS, from the exons ATGATGATATTGAGCAGAAAACCAGATGGCCCCATAACTGCAG CTCGCCACGGGGATGGTTTGTATGACTCTTACATGCGGACCGAACACACTGTGAACCAGGATGCTGATGTGAATGGACAGAGTCCCTCTGGGCTGCCCCCTCTCCCCAAACACACT GGTGTCAACAAGCCTACAATGAAAGATCACCAAGCAGTCCGAGGAGGACAGATGAAGGTGAAGTATGTTTACGAAGACACCTACAACCGCAAAGTCAACGTTGTGAGCCAGCACAATGGCACAATTCAAGTACCAGCAAAACCCCAATCTGCGATCTCCAAAGAGAGAAGTGTGGACAGTAACAGTTCTGTTAAGTCTTTAGAGAGCTCAACGAAAGTCACAAAGCTTGCCACCCCAATGACTCCAGAGCAAGCTCTCAAGCAACACAGGCAGCAACTGACCACCTTGGAGCAGCAGGAGATCCACAATTATTCTGAGATCTACTTCCTGGGACCAAATGCCAAGAAGAAGCAGGCAGTGGCAGGGGGCACCAACAACTGTGGATATGATGACGACCAGGGTGGTTACATTCACGTACCACATGATCATCTTGCCTATCGTTATGAGTTCCTCAAGGTAATCGGCAAAGGTAGTTTTGGACAGGTGGCAAAGGTTTATGACCATAAGTTACAGCAGCATCTTGCCTTAAAGATGGTGCGCAATGAGAAGCGATTTCACCGGCAAGCTGCGGAGGAGATCAAAATTCTGGAGCACCTAAAGAAGCAAGATAAGACTGGCAATATGAATGCAGTCCACATGTTGGAGAATTTCACCTTTCGCAACCACATATGCATGACttttgagctgctgagcatgaacCTGTATGAGCTCATTAAACGCAACAAGTTCCAGGGTTTCAGTCTGCCGCTGGTACGCAAGTTTGCACACTCTATTCTCCAATGCCTGGAGGCTCTCCATTGCCATAAGATCATCCACTGTGACCTAAAACCAGAGAACATCTTACTGAAGCAGCAAGGCAGGAGTGGCATCAAGGTCATTGACTTTGGCTCCAGTTGTTTTGATCACCAGCGGGTCTACACTTATATCCAGTCACGTTTCTACAGGGCGCCGGAAGTCATCTTGGGTTCTCGATATGGTATGCCTATAGACATGTGGAGCTTTGGCTGCATTCTGGCAGAGTTGCTTACAGGATACCCTCTGTTTCCTGGAGAAGATGAAGGTGACCAGCTTGCCTGCATGATGGAGTTAGTTGGTGTGCCCTCTCAGAAACTACTGGAGCAAGCCAAGCGTGCCAAGAACTTTTTCAGCTCCAAAGGCCACCCACGCTACTGCACAGTGAGCACGCTTAGCAATGGCACCGTAGTAATCAATGGGAGTCGTTCTCGCCGAGGAAAAATGCGAGGTCCCCCAAGCAGCAAGGTGTGGGTGACAGCCCTAAAGGGCTGTGATGACCCCACATTCATTGACTTTCTGAAGAAATGTCTGGATTGGGACCCTAGTACTCGAATGGCACCTGTTCAGGCTTTGAGGCACCCCTGGCTCTACAAGAGACTGCCCAAGCCTGCACCTTGTGGAGAGAAGTCCATGGTGCCCAAACGGATCCCAGAGCACAGCACCTCTTTTCCCACCATCATATCCAAGGTACCCCCTGTCATGGGCCCAACCAACAACAAAATCCGGACCACCTTGATGGGGGACACCAGTGGAAGTATACCCTTGCGCACAGTGCTGCCAAAGCTCGTTTCATAG